In the Diprion similis isolate iyDipSimi1 chromosome 13, iyDipSimi1.1, whole genome shotgun sequence genome, tttctgcatgaaaaaattacagaatattgttaaaagtatgcTTAATAATCTACAAAAGGTTTCAACGAATTTGCTCAAaccataaattcaaaaaaaattcacaaaaaagtgttttttttactcttaaaCTCTTACCCCCCCTTAATCAGACCTGTGATGTTTTCAGTTTTGTTTAGTATGTTATTCAACGCTTCTTGGGCAGATCGACAAGTTATTAGATCAATAAAAACCTTGTACAGGATGTCGAGTTAAGATTTGTTCAACTTGAACGTGAACGCACCATAGAAATGAATGATTCTCACCGTCGCTAAACATGACAGATTTTTGTCCTTCCGGTCGTTGTTTTGCGCTCCCTTCTCTCTTAAGCACTCCAACTGGGACCATGACAGTTGGCGGAGACGGCAATCCACCGGCTAACTGTTGCAAAGGTGGTATAGTCGAGCAATACTCCATCGGATTATTTGGATTTGGCTGTCTTCCCTATAACGATTTGTTGAATACTCCATTTCCTGACACTGGCTTGGTTATTATAGGAGatcaatcaaatattttaGTACGAAGACTAATGGTTACGTGAATAATTGATCGAAGCATATTTCTTTCCAACTTGAATTTCTCAACGTTTTCTTATGTCGTATCGAAGCTgcatttattttcatgttaTGTTATTGATGCAAGAATTAACTACTCAAAAACTAGTCTCAAGATTAAGAAATCAGATAGCGTAAATTGATTTATTAGTCATTAAATAAAGAGGATAAGGTGAACCAAATTCATGcgtacaaaaacaaaaacgaaagaaaaaaaaaatagaaaaaagctACTTTATACTAAAGTAGCCGTTACGCAGATCTCCGAaaggaaaaaagcaaaaaagcaaagttgagagaaagaaaatttgctaCAGAATAGTCTGGTTTCATGGATAGAATTGAGAAAAGctgagagttaaaaaaaaaaaaaaaatataataaaatgagaGGCCATGAATGAAATCGGATTGCGTAAAGCGAAATCATTTGGAGCAAAAGATATTCAACAACTTGTTAACGGGGATAAAACCAtcttaaagaaataataagtataattGATTCTAACGTACATCTATTAATCAACGTTtgcaagatgaaaaataatattgcgGAACGGTGTTCTGTCGAGAGAAGAATTGAGAACAAAGCGTAGGAAATAGCTAACAAACGTTGTATTTTATGCATCATTTACACTCATTATTCTtcaaatatattgtataatatttatatcaaaCAAACTCATAATGATAATACTAGACATTTCATTACAGGCATTTCACCAATTATGTACACGCAAAGCTTTCCGAACCATGTTTACTGCCTTTAAATTGGCAATTGGACGAacgatttatatatacataatcgGTAAAACACCTCGTTCAAACTACGCAAGAAAAAGTATTTCTACAAAACTTATTTCAACAAGAGAAATAATgttatagataaaaagttgaaagacTTGTGGACTTACGTTCGGCGAGTTAATATCGTGGCCGGAAAAGTTTGCGTAACCGCTTTGTAGATCTCCGCCACCCTCTTCGGCCTCCGCTAAATATTTACAGTAAATGTCACAGTAATTGTCATCAAATCGAAACAGTGTCTCCGAACGTTAGTCGGAGAACGGTACTCTAGAAAACTTACCTCTGACGAGTAACTGATAACAAGGAAGACAGACTCGTGAATCAATGTTGCCTTGGTACTCCAGTCTGTACTTCATTCCGCAACATTTACTGCACAACACCTGAAAGAATAATACGATACAACATCGAGCGGACGGGAACGTCGCAAAGAGTTCCAGTGGAGTAAATCGGTTGAACCGTTTTTTAGATATTGTGAGAATCGCAAAACATGTTACGAGGCTAACGaggttgattttattttacgtaCTTTCAAATAAAGCAAATCCCAATGGAATTGAATAATCGTTGTCAAGatataaatttccaaaattcattttatgagTCAAGTTTATACTTTGCCACAAGCACGACAATGGTGCCGCCTCTTGATGACGGTAAATTTGGCTTCGCACAGCATGCAAAAAGGTGCTTCACTATCTGGCACCCAAAACGGCGGCTGCTTTCCCAAAACCATACCAGACTCCAACGACGAAGTTTCAGAAGCATTGGGAGAAgtttctgtttctctttcaGTATCCAGCTCAACTCGCTCAAGGCCTCCTGGGGTTACACCGGGAAATCCTACGAATCATCTATTCGTTAAATCGTGTGTAAACAGTAATTTGAATTCAGTAAAGAATTTCAGGCATTCACGTGCTTATCGAGTATCGATGTTTTGAATACCGACAGTTTTTGGATACAGACTTACGCAGTTTCTCCAATGAAACATATAACGACAAAGAATGTTAAAATTTCTCTTACTCTTATAAACTCTAAATATTTACCCGTAGCATTTTGTTCGTCCATATTGACCGTCGATACGATGTCCAAAGTTAGCGGTCTGGTAGGTCGTTCGATGCCTTCGTTGTTTTCCAAGTGATCCGTGTTTATTTCAAGACTGGCTTCGCCGTTCCCGACGTTTCTTGAAACATCGTCAATTTGGGTCTGAATGTTATTTTCCGAAGACTGCTGGACGTCGTGAGGAATAGAGCTTCTATTATCGGCAGATAATTCGGAACCATGTGCATTACTTGCGTCGTTTAAATTTGTACCGATCGTCGTATCGGGGACGGAGATAATCTGGTTGGTTTCAATCTCCGCGTCGTCTTTACCgatcaattttgaattttgattacaGTTTGCGTCAATGATTTCGTGTTCTTGCTCCGACTTAGCCAAGCTTTTATCATTTGTCGTTGCCGATTCTTCGACCTGTTGGCTGATTTCTGAGCCAGACGCAGGTTCGTGAGTTTCCAGGCTCTCGTTTGGACTTTCCATCGCGACAGCGTTTACATCCTCGATTTCAACAGGTTTCGAGTCATCTTCTTGAGTTCTAATGTTCTCAGCGCTCGGTTCCGAATTATCCGAggttttcctcattttctcattggtctttttgctttttcttccctttcccTTCTCTTCCTTCGCTTCGGAAATAACCTTTGTAtgttcggaaaatttttcggaaccTTTCCTCGCTAAAAAATCTCCAGTCGTTTCGCTGCTCGGACCGCTCTTACTGTAGTCGATGACGGGGAATTTTTTTGCCTTTTCCAGTAATTCTACACTCGATACTTCAGGCAGTTCGCCAATAGTAACGCTTTCAAATATCGGCGCTTCGTTCGCGTCTTCGTCGTCACGCATATTTTGAAACTTGTTCTTCGCCAGATTGTCGGAATCTCGGTACGAACTTTCGAACGACGTCGTCGCTTCCTGGGCTCTTTCCTCAGCCTCCAAATCTGCCAAATACTTGTTCAATTCTTCCTCAGATAAATCGTCGATGTGACTGAAGCCGACTGGTTTGTTTTCCGTCTCCGGTGCGCCGAGTTGTACCGTTTGAAATACAAGCTTGGCGAGATTAATCCCTTTTGCTTCGGTGTCCGAATTTTTCTCGCTCACGTGTAATTGATCGGTTATTTTTTTAGCTGCTATTTCCAATTCAGTCGTTGTTTCGGGAAAATTTTCTCTGTTACCGATGTATATGCATTCGTATACATTTTCTTTGCCCACATTTTTTGGCTCGTCAAAGTCCACATTTTCGTAGGTGTGCTTTATTTCTTCTTGAGCTTTAAGCTCGGGTGGCTTTGGTTTCGCTTTATTAACAGTCGTGTACAATTCCTGCGATTTAGGAATATCCGTTCCGATGTAAACGTTTTCGTAAACGTGTTCAGGCCTGTCTATAATACTTTTTGATTCTCTCGGCCTGTCGACAACGGTCGGCAAAGTTGTGTTTGTATATAAAGGTTCTTTGTCAATTtcacgtaaattttttaacaaactgATATTCTCGTCAAGTTTAACTTCGTTGATTTCTCTTGCGTCGGACAGCGTGCTTTCTAATTTAACAggtaacaaaatattttggtACTCCGGCGGTACGGTATTTGAGATTTTTCTAACACCGCTAACGGCGTCTCTTGTACAATCTAAATTCGATTCTAATCTGCTCTCCGAAGTAAAGCTCGACGATTTACCGCCGTTATCTTTAACAGCATTAAGATCTTTTGTCGTGTCGCTAATTTTGTGTGAATCTTCTTCTCGCATCTCGTGACCGGTATCTTCTCGAATTACTATATTATCTACATTATCAACTTTAGCACTAGATGCATTTATGTATTCGTTTAAACTGCTAAAAACATTGCTTACACTTGGTTTGGCATTAGGCTGATTTAATTTCTTGTCGTaactgtttttcaatttggtactattactactattactactaATACCACTAgcatcattttgttttttctgcaGAGGTTTCCGCGCTATGTCGTTGTGTATCGTCAGCGTCGGAGTGTCAGAATCATAGCTTTCTACGGACTGTTTGTGCTGTATTTTATTCGCCGACGAGGATTcctgggaataaaaattattcccgACATCTGTACTGTCGTGTCTTGCAAATCCTTTTTGAATACTCAAGTCACGAGCGTTTTTATCACGATCCCCGTACCTTCTGACTTCCGGACTCCTACTAGCATCGACGGTTTCATTTAGGCTATCGCTTGGTGTTACGTTTGGCACAATCACAGTCTCAAAGACTGTTTGATTGTGATTTCTTTGATGATCAACGTTAACGTTATTTCCGGGCAATGGAATAGACGCAATTTGTTCCGCACgatctgaaaatgaaaattcaattccggATCAAGGCAAGATAGAgataatttgtaaaatgtgTTTTAGATTTCTCTCAGAAATTACAATGCAGTCTAAAAACAGAATCTGTTTCAAGATAAGCATAGAAGCTAAAGTATGGGTGATCCCTTACTCATTATATACAAACACAAACTTGTTTATCACGTTTACAGATCAACGTTTGTAACACAATATTTGCACTCTAATGAGGACGTTTCCAGATGACAAGATACCATGAAAAGCACgttggaaatgaaattaaagatTGTACACCGATTgtattacatatttatatgtaatcaataaaaaaaagacactgAACAATCCATTCAAagcatttcaaatattacattCCTAGGAATGCGTTATAAAATctcttataaataaataaaagcagACTAGTATTGTTAACCTTCGTTGAATTCGAGCTCGTCGAGTACTTTGTCGATATCCACAGCGAACTTCTCCATGGTGTTCTCTGTGGATTGATGTTACGTGTTGTGCGGGTGATTTTGGCGGATGAAAAATCCTAGCTGAAAATAGGAATAGCTATGTAACTAactaaattttcataaatactATCAGCATGTATTTGCATGTGACAAACGTGGTGATAAATTGCACGTATAGAGATAGAGTTGAGAGTGTAGTTAAACGAGGGAATAACGATGCTGTAGTTAttttaaacaagaaaaaaatttcccgttgACATTGAGTGTACTTACCTTTACGTTTATTTATCAACGATTTAATGATTTATCGTGGAAACTTAATTCCTCGCTTAATAAACTGGAGGTCGGGAAAAATAGGAATAAAGACCGAAAGCGATTAACGCTAATTAATATACGTCGAAATTACAAAGAGTGAAAATTTAGCGCTAAACGTGCGACGGACAGCGGCTCACACTTCTCGGGTGTTTCCATCGCGTTATACTGCAGCCTCAAGATTCAGCAAAATCAAATTATCTCCCGAAAATGACACATTTCAACGCGACGTCATAGTGCCATCTTGAATGGGCGATTCCTACTAACCGTTCCGCCAAACATCAGCCATTCGATTTGACAAACGAAATTCTACGCGTACCCTGTACGGTACGCCTACCCTGTGTTTACAAATGTGTGCTTTCCCGTGTGTGTATTTAAAATATCAGTGGTGTATGTGCATATATACCTTGTGAGAGGCGTATTCAAAGTCACGTGGTCGAAGCGCCGTTGTCGAAACGACGCGCAGctcttaccgaccgagtcaTAAACATCGTTCGGATCTTTCATGCTCCACGCGCGTTGTCTGAATGATTTTCATACTGCTACTTGAAAATAATGTCGATTCCGTTGTAGTTTGTAATCAAACTAAATGTCTCAGTCGAATCAGTCAATTCATGTTGACAAAAAATACGATTGAGTTGACTCGGACGGAAAGAGTAGGGCAATCGTATCGTATCGTTCATTCAGAATGAAACAATCGTGCAGTGAACCTCGCAATTCGCTAAAAACCTTGCTTggtaatagaaaaaaacagtAACTCATTCTCGACTGCTTACTAAAATGTTTATAACCtggtttataattattaactcatttatttttatctaataTACTCTTGGTGGGGGTGATGTTTTCAGTACGGCAAGTATACTGAAGCACACATATGAAGGAAAACAAACGCCGATCAAATTGGCATGCTTGACTCCTTtatttcgtatacatatagcgcTGTACTTTGAACGTTTTTAGCTTCGCAGAATCAGCGAATAAGAaggaatatattatatttatcctAGCAAAGTGCGGACGAAGTGATATAAAGGTaacaaaatttaacaaaattaacaaacttcatgatttttgaatttcctgTAAAACAGTATTTATCGCTTGATAGTGCATTTCCATCGCAGGACTGGATCTGGGTTTAAAATTACGCTAAGAGGCCATgcattaattacgtaaagaCGATTTTAGccaattccccccccccccccccccccccccaaagcCTATGTAAGAACACATAAGATTTCTTGGACTCCCCCTCCCACTTCTTACGTAAGATTTCACCTATAATTTTCCTTTaaagatttttgtttcctgAGACATTATTGCTCTACGGGTGATTTTAtctcaatatacatatttattttcttaacgCACAATTCGCACAATATTCGTACCAGAAACGACTTCGTTCGCAATGTATGAAGAACAATAATCAATAGCTTTGTGAAATCACGATTGAACATAGTTGGTGAATCCTGTAATGTATCTATAGTACATTGATTTTAGAGCTGCaataatttcaagaaaaacaaaaacggtaCTTTTTAAAGTAAATATCACATTGAATTCATAATTTCCTACGAATATATCGAAAATATTCACGAATTCAGTCTCTGTGTATATAAGTTCGTAACGGTCAAATCGCGATCGTCATTTGTTCAGGTTTGAAAAAACCTTAATAGAAAAAACCAGTCACTGACATACCACGTGATAAACAATTTCTGGGTGAGTTTGAACCGTTTATTTGACAATCGTTCACCAAGTTAGTTACGAAAAACCACTAAATTGATCACAAATTCGTACAAATTCGGGATCAAATTCAAGCTCGTTCGAACTCCGTGAGCATCTTGAAGTTAGCGCTGGAGCAGCGACGCTTGCGCGGCAAACCAAGAACACCTTTCTTCGGTAAATATCAGTCTGTATTATCATCACGAGACACGCATTTACCTTTCAGGAACCCTTAAATTTAGTTCCAAAATCTTATTTCGTTTCAGAGGCCGCTACTAGACGTAGAACATGAAAATCGCTGGCTTGTCGTACGAGCGTACAGTTTGCATTACTTGCGATTGCGAGTTGCGTAGCTTCTTGGTTCGGATTTCGGCCGGTTAAATTTTgcgtatgtattattattatttaattaattaaattccgAGACCCTTTAATCGCCTGACCGAAATTCAAACGCAACACGGCAGTACAACAGCTCTGAGAGCGACGTTCGCTAATTTCAAGGAGAAAAAGAGCCGCGTCGACAAATTAGCGAGGACCAAAGGCATCTCCGGCATGTTCTGCAGTAAATCGACGACAGTTCGTCAATGTGATTGCACTGTATCGTCGCTGAAACTCGTTGCGAGTTAATTAAACGTTAAACGTTAAACGTCACCGCATTCAACGtcgacgacgcgacggcaGTATCAGCAGCCAGAGTAAAGTAACAGTGATGAGAATGGGAGTGGAACGGATACGAAGATAAGGATGACGATCGACGCCGGATATTATCCGAGCTTTAATTTTAATAGCCGGAGTAAAACGTCATTGATCGCCGATTAGGGACGATCAAGAATCGCATGCAGCTACAGGCCTCGCGTAATTAGGGAAGAACAAACATGGCGGAAACATCGGTCGAGCCTTATCCACTTCACAAATCTATTTTTCACGGAGACGTCAAGGAGCTGAGCTACCTCATAAGGACTCACGATATCGCCGAAAAGGACAAGCAAGGTTCAACCTTCTATCTCATGTTATTTACACGCCCGGACGATTTTATCTTCATAATGTAATCCTCGTGGTTCGAAACCCCGATCGAATCCTAACCTCTAATATTAGACTATAAAACTCGATCTAATTCCCAAATAGAAAtgtttacagaaatttttatagttttcttTCGTCAGAtattgtaacaaatttttttcattagcgatgaaattatttatcttaTCTTCTGACGTTAGTCTAAACTCTTTCAGTTTAGACTGAAACTTGGCAAATGGATGGAATTAGCTATACAATTTTCTGTTTAACGTTTTCAACATATTAGCATCATAGTCTGTTATTTAGTCTACTTGTAAGAAAACTTTGATTTAATTACATAAAAAGGTGTTTAGAACACAAGCGTAAAAAGATTTCCTACctaatataaaatcagttgtCGATTTGATAATACATCGTCAATCATTGAGGAACGATGATAACATTCCCTAATAAATTACGACGAGTGGAATCAGCGTCAGAGATAAAGTGActggaaatatttgaatttttttttatcaaaaaggCATGAAATATTTGCACCACTAAAAATTGACTTATTTTACCAATTAAACTGTTCTTAAAATTTCAGGAAATACTCCGCTGCATCTGGCTGTTATGTTAGGAAGAAaaggtaaatgaaaaattcttaaaaccTTATTAGACGTGAACTTTTGTCACTTATTCTGCGTCTCTGATTCTTTCAGAATGTGTTCAATTACTACTTGCACACGGAGCTCCGGTTAAAGTGAAAAACCTTGCTGGATGGAGTCCTCTTGCCGAAGCTATTAGCTATGGAGATAGACAAACTAGTAAGTATCGACTATTATTCCAATCTTGCAAAACTTACGCTCGAGCACTTATCGATAAGTTTTTACCATTcagagattaatttttttgtgtaaTAGACTGTAACTAAACACattgaatgtaataaattttgattttgatttaattattttcaaatatctttgaAATACGAGTTATAgaacaaataatataattttgtggTAAAAATGATTGATCCGATGCAGTTCTCTTTGTTATATTGATATCACACATTTGGTTAATTTCTTGCAATTTGctgtaaaaaatatctgtAATGAAACGAGTTGATGAGAATCTGGATTCATTTCTGTTGCAGTATCATTGGTCGTTAGGAAATTGAAACAACAAGTAAGAGAACAAATGGAGGAGAGAAGACCAAATCTAGTTGAAGCACTTAGGCAAATGGGAGACTTCTACATGGAACTTAAATGGGATTTCCAAAGTTGGGGTGAGTAATGTGAAAGTTTATTTCTAATGTTCTGctgtttgaagaaaattttctactgtATTAAGGGGTGGGTAAgggtttcagcgtaaaaaaaatacactttttttgtgaattttttttgaaagtatggattgagcaaattaattgaaaccttttgtacattattaagcatatttttaacaatattctgcaattttttcatgtagaaatattgcaaaacaagccggtgagagagctttttttcttcacttttttagcTCAATAAACtttgaacgcgtttttctcaaaactactttttcaaagtccgtGTTCACTGCCATTTACAAACTACTTGACCGATTCATTCCAAACTTGGTACACATTTTCTACATATAAAATACCTCCCCCCAACGtttagttaaaattttatttttatcactaaGGGGGTTTCCCATCCAAAAAATGGCGGAttttttcgtggaaaataGCAGTTTACATTTTAGATGgccaccaaaaatttttaaatgaaaaaaaaaataatcgtagaaCGTTGGGGGGCGGAtttgataatactttgactaaattttaatgGATTTTGACTTCAGATAATTTCCGACCGAGATATAGTGAACAccgcaaattgttttttttctaagacgTTCTGGGGCAAGCTCTGtcaccggcttgttttgcaatatttctgcatgaaaaaattacagaatattgttaaaagtatgcttaacaatgtacaaaaggtttcaacgaatttgctcaatccataatgtaaaaaaaaattcacaaaaaaagtgtttttttttacgctgaaacccTTACCCCCCCTTAAGAATTAATGGCAATTCAAACGAAAAAGTGTTCCTAAACTGTTTGAATGAATTTACAAAGCAATCAGCATTATCGACTTAATATTACATCATTGATGTAATATTTTAGAACGAAGCTGCgttgatattatataattttatttctaaataAACCTTTAATCGTCGATATATTTCCCTTTTCAGTTCCCCTAGTATCCAGAATACTTCCGTCTGACATTTGTAAGATACATAAATCAGGGGCGTCGATTCGCATGGACACAACGTTTGTTGATTTCAACGACATGAGATGGGAGAGAGGCGACATTTCGTTCATATTCAACGGCGATCAAAAGCCGAGTAAATCTCTCACTGTTTTAGACAACAAAGCGAAACTCTATCAGCGAGTGAGATACGAGGTTGCAAATATTCTTTTCATtgacatgaaaataaaaagacacTGGCACTTCGGAATCTTCCCAATTTGACGCTTTGTTTTGTCACTCAGGAAACTGACGACGAGATAGAGGACGAAGTGGATATTTTAATGTCAAGTGATATTATGGCCGTCCAAATGTCGACTAAAGGAATTTCGTTCTCTCGTGCTCAAACTGGATGGATCTTTCGAGAAGATAAAAGAGTCGGTACCAATTTCTAGTTAAAATTTGTCGTATCACTCTGGTTGCGAGAGATAAATGCTTTGTCGAATAAATTTCATGTTATATATTTATGGCTTAGGAAATGGTGGGACCATTTCACgctgatttttatcaaatcaaCGGCATGGTGCTGGAGAGCAGGAAGAGGCGAGAACATTTGAGCGAGGAAGATCTTCAGAAAAATAAAGCAATTATGGAATCGCTAACCAAAGGCAGTTTTCAGGGCTTCCCGAACGGTGAGGTTAGTAATTATATGTGCTTGCAAGGGTTTCCAAACGTTGCATCGCATGCCTCATACCTAtcttcatttataaaatagttCTTGTATCTAGTTTACAGGATCGTTATATCTCATTTAGATATATTATTTGGCAGTTTTTCATCTAGTATAATCGTTTAGATAAATTTTGCGAACTTACAACTTTACGACTGAATCTTCAATGCGATTgggatttgttttatttgaatCAATTTATATTAAACATTGTTATTGACAATATCAATCATTTTGTTCAATGTTTTCTAGCACCTGCGATATTGCAAGAAGAGTTCAACCAATTTACTTGAAATCTGGAGACAGGATTCTTGGAAAATTTGTCTTCTTTACCattattcgaaattattattactatagctttttaatttaacaaagAATTATGACCGtttaaagttgaaatttgatttttcatcccaaatttatgtctttttttatttatttaataaaaaaatatgtgataaTATGAGAGAAAAGTGAGATCGTGGATTAAAAGAATCCCTAATCGAATCGATCGATTACTTCTTTAGATAAAACTTCTGAAAATTGACGCATTTTTAAGAACATCTGATTATTTTAacggttttataatttttcatgcagCCGCCAGCTAGAAGACCGTCGCTGAATCCGCCTTCAGAGCCTCATGTTAGTTGGGAAGAGTACTCGACGGCGTTACCTGGTCAATGTCCAACGCTGGGTCGAACGCTCGCCTATAAAGAAAGTAGTAAATCGTTCAAAGCGACAGTTGCAATGAGTCCGGATTTTCCATTGACCGTCGACATGCTGCTCGACGTTCTAGAAGTTATCGCCACTTTCAAGCATTTTAGTAAACTCAGACAATTTGTACTGATGAAGTTACCGCCGGGATTTCCTGTCAAGATTGATATTCCCATACTGCCCACAGTGACtgcaaaaattacatttcaagAATTTGTATTCAGAAACGACATTCAACctgaattatttcaagttcCGTCGGATTACTTCGAAGACCCCATGAGGTGAGTTTTTACTATTCTCGTAGCACGTGTTTCGCttctataatttatatactttGTTATTATATTGCCTAAATATTTATAGGCCGATGGAACTTTGACTGGAAATTTACGGTGCATTcttcagtgtttttttttttttgacgaaataagaaagaagaaaatttgttattcgGTATCATTTTCTCTATAACGTTTAATTTGTAGCTTTcgtattaatttcttttcgaatTACGAATGACCAGAACTTGTGACATCAATTGAAATATGATCGCTAAGAAGTGTCaagtatttttatgttttttactTGTTGTTCACttcgaattgaataaaagtatCTCGTCTCTTCAAATGGTGATAGAAAAATGGAATTTTCCTTTTGTGATAAAAGACAGAGAATTAAACAATTCTGTTTCACTTActttcaagtttgaaaatattttatcagaatgaatttcatttgaatatatGTCGAAACAAAATTAGTTATTCGTC is a window encoding:
- the LOC124413765 gene encoding ankyrin repeat domain-containing protein 13C isoform X2 codes for the protein MAETSVEPYPLHKSIFHGDVKELSYLIRTHDIAEKDKQGNTPLHLAVMLGRKECVQLLLAHGAPVKVKNLAGWSPLAEAISYGDRQTISLVVRKLKQQVREQMEERRPNLVEALRQMGDFYMELKWDFQSWVPLVSRILPSDICKIHKSGASIRMDTTFVDFNDMRWERGDISFIFNGDQKPSKSLTVLDNKAKLYQRVRYEETDDEIEDEVDILMSSDIMAVQMSTKGISFSRAQTGWIFREDKREMVGPFHADFYQINGMVLESRKRREHLSEEDLQKNKAIMESLTKGSFQGFPNGEPPARRPSLNPPSEPHVSWEEYSTALPGQCPTLGRTLAYKESSKSFKATVAMSPDFPLTVDMLLDVLEVIATFKHFSKLRQFVLMKLPPGFPVKIDIPILPTVTAKITFQEFVFRNDIQPELFQVPSDYFEDPMRFPDL
- the LOC124413765 gene encoding ankyrin repeat domain-containing protein 13C isoform X1, producing MAETSVEPYPLHKSIFHGDVKELSYLIRTHDIAEKDKQGNTPLHLAVMLGRKECVQLLLAHGAPVKVKNLAGWSPLAEAISYGDRQTISLVVRKLKQQVREQMEERRPNLVEALRQMGDFYMELKWDFQSWVPLVSRILPSDICKIHKSGASIRMDTTFVDFNDMRWERGDISFIFNGDQKPSKSLTVLDNKAKLYQRVRYEETDDEIEDEVDILMSSDIMAVQMSTKGISFSRAQTGWIFREDKREMVGPFHADFYQINGMVLESRKRREHLSEEDLQKNKAIMESLTKGSFQGFPNGEPPARRPSLNPPSEPHVSWEEYSTALPGQCPTLGRTLAYKESSKSFKATVAMSPDFPLTVDMLLDVLEVIATFKHFSKLRQFVLMKLPPGFPVKIDIPILPTVTAKITFQEFVFRNDIQPELFQVPSDYFEDPMRGYGAYLSMMMILHTASCV
- the LOC124413765 gene encoding ankyrin repeat domain-containing protein 13C isoform X3, whose amino-acid sequence is MAETSVEPYPLHKSIFHGDVKELSYLIRTHDIAEKDKQVSLVVRKLKQQVREQMEERRPNLVEALRQMGDFYMELKWDFQSWVPLVSRILPSDICKIHKSGASIRMDTTFVDFNDMRWERGDISFIFNGDQKPSKSLTVLDNKAKLYQRVRYEETDDEIEDEVDILMSSDIMAVQMSTKGISFSRAQTGWIFREDKREMVGPFHADFYQINGMVLESRKRREHLSEEDLQKNKAIMESLTKGSFQGFPNGEPPARRPSLNPPSEPHVSWEEYSTALPGQCPTLGRTLAYKESSKSFKATVAMSPDFPLTVDMLLDVLEVIATFKHFSKLRQFVLMKLPPGFPVKIDIPILPTVTAKITFQEFVFRNDIQPELFQVPSDYFEDPMRGYGAYLSMMMILHTASCV